A region from the Dehalococcoides mccartyi CG5 genome encodes:
- a CDS encoding ATP-binding protein, giving the protein MTRSLKWRLITLFCLLIAGCVGILSIFLSNHLENSYMDNLQSRLIQEVTLFSRVVPEYITESPDSFDAGVKKLGASLDIRLTVIALDGQVLADSLQLPSEMENHSTRIEFIDALASGIGISIHPSASLGYEMLYVATLVKSGQDVLAVARVALPVEEVYAAVREVDRTILLGAVISILAAGLLAVWVAASVTRPVKELTAISRRIAQGQMDTIQIDVSGKGEMEELAKAFRLMTERLRDSIKAVSSERDHLSAVLERMGDGIFLLDREGSINLLNHASERIFKLEAGGVIGHSFVEAIRDHEINAVFERAKSSGKQEMGFVELTAGKRFLGIIATPLVSQSGYLVLVQDLSELRRLEKVRRDFVANISHELRTPITSLKLLTETLQEGAASDPDVAAGFIDKIHLEVDKLAQLVTELSDLSAIESGQAVLNLQPGDIRTAIKLAAERLSPQAERAGIILGVELPETLPQVRLDENRVEQVLVNLVHNAIKFTPKGGKIKIGVRTQSQTLVVYVTDSGIGIPEDDLTRVFERFYKVDKSRSGGGTGLGLAISKHIVQAHGGSIWAESVYGKGATFSFSLPLA; this is encoded by the coding sequence ATGACCAGAAGCCTTAAATGGCGTTTGATAACTCTGTTCTGCCTGCTTATTGCCGGTTGTGTGGGTATACTGAGTATTTTTCTTTCCAATCATCTGGAAAATTCGTATATGGATAACCTGCAGTCACGCCTGATACAGGAGGTTACCCTGTTTTCACGGGTAGTGCCTGAATATATCACCGAAAGCCCGGATAGTTTTGATGCCGGTGTAAAGAAACTTGGGGCTTCGCTGGATATAAGGCTGACCGTGATTGCCCTTGACGGACAGGTGCTGGCAGATTCACTCCAGTTGCCTTCGGAAATGGAAAACCACTCTACCAGAATTGAGTTTATTGATGCCCTTGCAAGCGGCATCGGCATAAGTATTCACCCATCTGCCAGCCTGGGGTATGAAATGCTGTACGTGGCTACTCTGGTTAAAAGCGGCCAAGATGTGCTGGCGGTAGCGCGGGTGGCTTTGCCGGTGGAAGAGGTGTACGCTGCCGTACGGGAGGTAGACCGTACTATTCTGCTGGGTGCGGTAATAAGTATACTGGCGGCCGGTCTGCTGGCGGTTTGGGTAGCGGCCAGTGTTACCCGTCCGGTTAAGGAACTGACGGCTATTTCCAGGCGTATTGCCCAAGGGCAAATGGATACCATTCAGATAGATGTAAGCGGCAAAGGGGAAATGGAAGAGCTGGCAAAGGCCTTTCGGCTGATGACTGAGCGCCTGCGTGACAGCATAAAAGCTGTCAGTTCGGAGCGTGACCATCTTTCGGCGGTACTGGAACGCATGGGGGACGGCATTTTCCTGCTGGACCGTGAGGGTTCAATAAACCTTTTAAATCACGCTTCTGAGCGAATATTCAAACTGGAAGCTGGCGGAGTAATAGGGCATAGCTTTGTGGAAGCGATACGTGACCATGAAATAAACGCTGTTTTTGAGCGTGCTAAATCCTCCGGCAAACAGGAGATGGGTTTTGTAGAGCTTACCGCAGGCAAGCGTTTTCTGGGCATTATTGCCACCCCTCTGGTCAGCCAGTCCGGTTATCTGGTGCTGGTGCAGGACCTTTCGGAGCTTCGGCGGCTGGAAAAGGTTAGGCGGGATTTTGTAGCCAATATTTCCCACGAATTACGTACACCCATTACCTCTCTTAAACTGTTAACAGAAACCTTGCAGGAAGGAGCGGCATCTGACCCTGATGTGGCGGCCGGTTTTATTGATAAAATCCACCTTGAGGTAGATAAACTGGCCCAGCTGGTTACGGAATTAAGTGATCTCTCTGCTATAGAAAGCGGGCAGGCGGTTTTGAACCTCCAGCCGGGAGATATAAGAACGGCTATCAAACTGGCGGCTGAAAGGCTTAGTCCTCAGGCAGAACGGGCGGGTATAATTCTTGGGGTAGAGCTGCCTGAAACCCTGCCGCAGGTAAGACTGGACGAAAACAGGGTTGAGCAGGTACTGGTTAATCTGGTGCATAACGCTATCAAGTTTACTCCCAAAGGCGGAAAGATAAAGATTGGTGTCCGTACTCAGAGCCAAACACTGGTAGTATATGTAACTGACAGCGGCATAGGTATACCCGAAGATGATTTAACCCGGGTGTTTGAGCGTTTTTACAAGGTGGACAAATCCCGTTCCGGTGGGGGCACAGGTTTGGGGTTGGCTATTTCCAAGCATATTGTGCAGGCTCATGGCGGGAGTATTTGGGCAGAGAGCGTTTATGGCAAGGGAGCTACCTTTAGCTTTAGTTTGCCGCTAGCCTGA
- a CDS encoding response regulator transcription factor — MPEHKILVVEDDATLRELLCYNLAKEGYQLECAEDGLKALSVYRLFKPALVILDVMIPGIDGFELCRLIRAESSVPILMLTARSSEADKVNGLEAGADDYLSKPFGMKELLARMRALLRRSQMLNSQADIAGGLKIGDLEIFIERHLVIRNGVALDFSPKEFDLFSFLVQNRYRVFSREQLLEKVWGYDYPGGTRTVDVHISWLRQKIEVDPSKPRHLITVRGTGYKFEE, encoded by the coding sequence ATGCCTGAGCATAAAATATTGGTAGTTGAAGATGATGCCACTCTGCGGGAACTTTTGTGTTATAACCTTGCCAAAGAAGGGTATCAGCTGGAATGTGCTGAAGACGGGCTGAAGGCACTTAGTGTTTACCGCCTGTTTAAGCCGGCACTGGTTATACTGGATGTTATGATACCGGGTATAGACGGCTTTGAACTCTGCCGCCTTATCCGCGCCGAGAGCAGTGTTCCCATACTTATGCTGACTGCCCGTTCAAGTGAGGCAGACAAAGTAAACGGGCTGGAAGCGGGGGCGGATGATTATCTATCCAAACCCTTTGGCATGAAGGAACTGCTGGCCAGAATGAGGGCTCTCCTTCGCCGCAGCCAGATGTTGAACTCTCAGGCAGATATAGCAGGCGGGCTGAAGATAGGCGATTTGGAGATATTTATTGAACGCCATCTGGTAATACGGAACGGAGTTGCTCTGGATTTTTCCCCGAAAGAATTTGACCTGTTTAGCTTTTTAGTGCAGAACCGCTATCGGGTTTTCAGCCGGGAACAACTGCTGGAAAAGGTCTGGGGTTATGACTATCCCGGCGGTACCCGTACGGTGGATGTGCATATAAGCTGGCTTCGCCAGAAGATAGAGGTTGATCCCTCCAAACCCCGCCACCTGATAACTGTCAGGGGAACCGGCTACAAGTTTGAGGAGTAG
- a CDS encoding type IV pilin protein, with the protein MKMPLNIFKRESGFTLIEILVVVAILGALAGVVIPNVIKFMHEGKVESANTELANVRLAVLSAMVDVKTNTLNDGGTVGPGHTSSVTYGSPSVSLPVHNFIMGAVIGIYTLDEKGLIASAEMPEDSDWAGLTFVNGAWQ; encoded by the coding sequence ATGAAAATGCCGCTAAACATTTTCAAGCGTGAAAGTGGTTTTACACTCATTGAAATACTGGTAGTTGTGGCCATATTGGGAGCATTGGCAGGAGTGGTAATCCCCAATGTAATCAAGTTTATGCACGAGGGCAAGGTAGAGTCAGCCAATACCGAACTGGCAAATGTCCGTCTGGCAGTCCTGTCCGCTATGGTAGATGTGAAAACAAATACCCTGAATGACGGAGGCACGGTAGGACCCGGCCATACCTCCAGTGTTACCTACGGTTCACCTTCCGTCAGCTTGCCAGTTCATAATTTTATTATGGGTGCGGTTATCGGTATATATACTCTAGATGAAAAAGGGCTGATAGCAAGTGCTGAAATGCCCGAAGACAGTGACTGGGCAGGTCTCACTTTCGTAAATGGTGCCTGGCAGTAG